TTCTCAACAAATATCCCAAAACTACGCAGTTGTGTCAACTTTCCGAGATTATCAACTAAACCTTCACTTGCTACTATGTCTCCCAGTACCTGTAAATCATTTAGATGATAAATTTGGGAGAGTAATCTGACTGCTCGAAAGACGATAAACCCTTCACCAGCAACGGCACAACCAGCTCTTAGCAAGCGGAGCTTGGTCAGCATCCTTATTTCACCTGGCAATTCCATTACATTCGTACCTTCAATATTCAATAACTGCAGCTTTCTTAGCTTACCGATTGACTTGGGTATCTCTTTAACTTTAGAGCCCTTTAGATCAAGATAGTTCAAATTGAAGAGATCAGTTACGATATCGGGGAGCTTCTCAATGTTTGCCCCTTCCAATGACAACACCGTGAGCAATCTGAAATTTGCAAAAGCTTTCTGAAACCATGCATCGTTCACTTTCTCATCAAACAAAAGAAAAGACCGGAGCTGTCTTGCACCTGCAGCAGATTCCACAGCTTCCGCACCCTTCAGTACAGAAACTCGACGAGCTTCAATCCCAAGTTTTGTCTGTCGGGGATCTTCTGCAACAAGAGAGAATCTCTCACTTCTGCACCTTGCTATAGTTATCTCTCTTACAATATCATGCATCTGGAATCCTTTTGCTCTACCACTCTGGTTCCTCTCTACAACTTGAAGAAGTGAACGATGAACAAGCTCTTGAAGGTATTCCTCAGCCACTTCCTCCAAAGTAGTACCGGCACCCCTTTCCTCAACAAACCCTTCAGCTATCCATAGCCGAATAATCCGTTTCCTTCTAATAAGATAATCTTCAGGGAACAAACAACAATACATGAAGCAGTTTTTTAGATTTCCTGGTAAGGAATTAAAGCTGAGACTGAGAATATTTTTCAGATGGTTCAGCTCTGGGTTCTTATCGATATGCCAACTAAGCTGACTATAGAACATATTCCACTCCTTCTCATCTGCGTTAGTGTAGTTCAGGAGGCTTCCAATAACAACAATAGCAAGGGGTAATCCGTCACATTTTTGAATAATTTTCTCAACCAAGTGATTCAGGAATTCTGGACATCTTTTCCCATCGATCCTCTGAAATGCTTTGTGGCAGAAGAGATCCCATGCATCTTTCCATGGCAGGCGTTTTGGCTCAATACGACAATCATTGTTTACTATCGATGCAACACCTTCAATTCTAGTTGTGATGACAATTCTGCTTCCTATATTGTTTTCAGGAAGTGCATGGTTCAATAGTGCCCAAGCATCTCGACTCCACATGTCATCCAACATAACCAAGTATTTTTTGTCCTGCAGGTAACTTCTTAGTGTTTGTACCAAATTTACTCTGTCCATTGTGTCAATCTGATCATGGATGTTCACATTCTTCTCCCTGACCTGTCTGAGTATTCCTCTCAACAAATCTTCAACCTTATACTTCTGGGACATTGTAATCCATGCACGGCAATTAAAGGCATTTTCAATTTCTTTATTTTTGTATATGCCACGAGCCAGAGTTGTTTTCCCTATCCCACCCATACCACAGATGGCGATTATATTTCGAGTTTCTGGACCATGCATCAACAAATGATTaagttttgccttctcttctttaTTCCCAAAAATATCCTCTTCGGTATCAAAATATGTGGAGTCCGACCAAAGTTCCTGGTAACTCTCCTGTCCTAGACTGTTGTCTCCCTTGTGTTCACCTACTGAAATGCCATAAAGTTCCCTTGTGCTCATCAGCTTCTGGAGAGTGACCTCAATCTGTTTAAGTTGCCTGGCAATTTCATGCCATTCGTCAAGGTTTGTGGAACGACGGAAGAGGCCCATTAACTTGCTGCCTTTTCTGGATGTTTGCCCAGTCAGATAGGTAAACTCATCAATGACATCTTCAGTTTTGTGTGCAACATTCTTTACTTCATCAAGCCAAGCATCATACGCTGCACCTTGTGACGAATAATTTTGTTGCTCAGCGAGGAAAGCTTTCGTGATATTAAATTGACTTTTAAGATGTGTCATGCTGTCCTTGATTTCAGGTAAAACTGACGTTTCTCTCCCTAACTGTGACCTCAACAAGTTTAGTCCTTCTTCCGCCAAAGCATCCCCAATTTTCTCAAGAACATAAAAAACCACGGCTTCCGCCATTCTTGCTCCGCAAATTGTGAGCAATACAATAGATTGCTGTGTTCAGGATCGATCCAGCCTTGCTGCTGTTGAAACATTACAATTTATGAAAATAATAGTTACGATGGGTGTAAGATGAGAAACCATTAATGTCATGGCGCATCTAAAACTAGCAGCCTAGTCATCAAATTTATTTACATCAATTACTCATAGAACGATACTATGCAATATACAATAACTGTTTGCCCAAACTTTAATAAGAAAAAAAATTGATCGTAGTCCCTGAAACTATGGCCGAGGGCCGAGGCTCATCACTCAAATAACCCGCTAAAACATTTCTTTTCTCATTCAAAATGTATGTTGGTGTGTTGAATAATATTTCTTTTCTCATTCAAAGCATAATCTCCAACGTTGACTCGCAAACCGGAAAACGCATCCGTGTGCGCACCAGGGCGACCAATCCGCGGGGCATTGATGTGGGAGCCGGCCATCCAAAGTTAGATGCATACATCCGGCCCCCAATTTTATTTAAAGTCCGCATACGTCCGCACGGTCAAAACAGCCACATATCTAGTTCTAGTTTaggtaaaaaaatgttcaaatgcaGCAATAGTTCTaattgaaattgagaacatgctcttcCGCATGCTCGGCGTCTGCAAGGACCGTTTGGATGATCACCGTCTCATCCGTGTAGTCCTCCTCGTCGGACGAGCCCTCGGACGACACAACAAAGTGCTCGTATATGTACTCTATATCCGAGTCCATTACTTCATAGAAGAAGGCACAAAAAATTATAGCATGGGCATTTAAACGAACACATGCCGGGCATGGTGAGCACCAAGGGCAAAGGGTACCTGTGTGGCGGATGGAGGAGAGGCATGGAACGATGGCGGAGGACAAGTGGGGTGGAGCCCTCGTGTAACGATGGAGGTGACGGAGTCGTTGTGATCCGGCAAGGGTGTGCCGGGGTGGTCAGGGTGGTGGAGCGGCGGCGAAGGCAAGAGAGAAGACGATGCAGAGAAAGATGGGAGGATGGAGGCGCAGGGTCTTGGAAGGGTTTTGGTGGGATTTTGGGTGGGGCGAGGGTGGGTGTCGGAGTCTTACATGGATGTTCtctggactcccgcaaagcccccccccctccccgccaaTTTGTTTCGAGTTTGCGGGAAAAAACGCGTCTGGTCCGGTCGGCGGACCGATACAGGCCCGCGTCGGATGGCTAAGGGCGTCCAAACCGTCTAGTCCAGATGGCTGTGGGCGGTTTGAGGGTCtgctttggagatgcccttagctagTAAGGCAgattctctttctctctctctctctctctctctctctctctctctctctctctctctctctctcccccaaaacccatctagggttagGCCAGCGCCACCCTCTCCCTACCGCCaccgcattgatacgtctccaacgttcatgctattatattatctgttttggatgttttatatgcattaatatgcaattttatattatttttgggactaacctattaaccgagagcctagtgccagtttatgtttttttgcctgttttagagtttcgcagaaaaggagtaccaaatggagtccaaacggaatgaaacttttgcgatgatctttcatggaccagaagcaaaccaggagacttggagatgaagtcggagactcaACGAGGtggccgcgagggtggagggcgcgacccctacctcgtgggcccctcggagctctcctaccctagttccttcgcctatatattctcttataccgcaaaaacatcagggggagccacaaaaacactttccaccgccgcaaccttctgtacccgtgagatcccatctaggggccttttccggcgtcctaccgAAGGGGGggtcgatcacggagggattctacatcaacatcattacccttccgatgaagcgtgggtagtttaccacagacctacgagtccatagctagtagctagatggcttcttctctctctttgattctcaataccatgttctcctcaatgttcttggagatcaattcgatgtaatattcttttgtggtgtgtttgccgagatccgatgaattgtggatttatgatcagattatctatgaatattatttgagtcttctctgaattcttatatgcatgatttgatatctttgcaagtctcttcgaattatcagtttagttgggcctactagattggtttttttttttgcaatgagagaagtgcttagctttgggttcaatcttgcggtgtcctttcccagtgagagtaggggcagtaaggcacgtattgtattgttgccatcgaggataaaaagatggggttttcatcatattgcttgagttaattcctctacatcatgtcatcttacttaatgcattactccattctttacgaacttaatactctagatgcatgctggatagcagtcgatgtgtggagtaatagtagtagatgcagaatcatttcggtctacttgacacggacgtgatgcctatgttcatgatcattgccttagatatcgtcataatatGCACTCTTTTATCAGTTGcgtgacagtaatttgttcacccaccgtattatttgctatcttgagggaagtcactagtgaaacctatggccctcgggtctcttttccatcatataagttctcttttccatcatataagtttccgatctactatttttcaatctttactttccaatctataaaccaaaaataccaaaaatatttactttaccatttatctatctctatcagatctcacttttgcaagtaaccgtgaagggattgacaaccccttttatcgcgttgggtgcaagtttgttgattgtttgtgcaggtattcggtgacttgtgcgttgtctcctactggattgataccttggttctcaaactgagggaaatacttactctactttgcttcatcacccttttctcttcaagggaaaaaccaacgcaagctcaagaggtagcatgcatcaCCACCGACAAAGTCCGGGAGGGGGAAGGATGGCGGCATCGGGCATACTCCATCGCGGTTCTTGGCGTAGTTGCGGCGGTTCTCGTGCGGGTGTTTGGGTGGTGACAGCGTTGGACCATGGTGGAGGTGGCTCGTCTTTGGTGACTCTGGTCGATGCAGCAGCTGCCTGACCTGATCCACTGGCTACTGGATGCTGCGGAGTTCACGATAGCAACCCAGGGAGTCAGATGTGGCCCAATTTGCCCCGCCAGTTCTGCCGGTGGTTTCTGCGTGTTTGTGGCACCCTCACCACTCAGGAAGTGTTTGTACCAGTGGGTTTGCATGCTGATGATGTTTGCGGTTCCTCCCGCATTCGTTCGGCGGGGCGTGAGGGTGTGGAGGAAGATTTGCTCGGGCGAAACTCGACGGTGCAGCATTTGCGGACGTCGCTTTCCTCTTAGGGCTCGTCGTGGAGCTCTTTGATCTCCTCGGCTCTCAGTTCACATCTTCTGGTCAAGGTCGGACAACAACGTCGATCTTGCATCGCTTACCCATGATGGTGCTTTCCCGGGACTAGACTTGCATGACATCATGGCCAAGGTGGAGCGGCATGGCATCTACCGCATCGACGACGATGAGTCTTGGCAGCATGGTGTAGCGTGGGCCTGCCGAAGGATGTATGACGGTGGAAGTGCGTTGGGCGATGGTGCTCTTTGGCGCCGTGACAGCATCAACGGTTGGCAGGCCTAGTAAGGATGATGTAGACCTCATTTCCTAGAGATGGGTCAGCGGTTTGATGGTGGTGGCGGCTTCTGAAGTATGTACATGCAGTGTACGCTTTTGGTTTCCTACATCGTGTGTATCCTCCTAGTACGTCATGCGAGCGGATCGGTGGTGACCGCAACTCTAGATGGTGGGGCATGTGAGCATTCCCCATTACTGAGTTTGTAGGTGAGGCTGGTGGCTTCAGGTTGTTCGATGCATGTACTTGTCAGCCATTTTTAGAATAAGTAATAATGTGGTTGTGTGCATCACTCGATGCACAAGCTACGGCTTACTCCTCTTAAAAAAACTAGTAAGGCATGACTCGTGAAGTCAATCTTGCAGGACATACACGTAGGAGACTTGACCCAAGTCTCATCTATGAGAGGAGACTGACCTAAAGTTAGTCCACCCTCCTACACGTTTCTTTCCTTTGTATTTGACTGTATAAAGACTAGATTAAGCAATTGGCTGCACAACACTACGTGTCAATTGTTTCAATTTGAGAGTCTTTGTGTTTGAGGATTCTTTTTCAAGCGTGAGTAGTAGAagctaacaattggtatcagagctaagtTCCTGGTAGTGCATCGGAGATGCTGAAGAGTTACAATTGTCTGGATGCATTAAGGACACTAGAGCAAATCAaagccgagaacaaggagaaggtcAAGGCTCGCATGCTCTAGCTACGAAGAACGGCAGACAAGAGCTAATGGCTCCGCGTACCATGCGTGATGCAGGAATGTCCTTGGCAGCCTTCCCTCTCTTGACGCGTATCAACTAGCATGGCTGGTCGTTGCTCATGATGGTTATACTCTAGGTGGCGTGGCCGGTGGACGACAGTGGAGACAGGTGACCTGGAGTTCACTGATGATAGGCTGGCGCTCGAAGCAATCCTTCGCTCTATGCTGCTCGAGATTCTTTCCACCCTCGTCGTCAAGAAGACTGCCGAGGAGGCCAATCAAGACTATACGCCTCGGTTCCGATGGCGTGCACGAGTCCAAAGCACAAACACATGGCTCAACTATGAGGAGGTCAAGTTCCTTCTAGGGGAGTCAATTGATGACTTCGCCCTGTATGAGGTATGGCATGGAAATACTATGTATGAGGTATGGCATGGAAATACACCAAATTTGCAATACTTAAGAGTGTTCGGATGTGTCACACATGTCAAGACAACATctccctgatacatctccaacgtatatacttttGTCAAAACCTTTGCTTTTgtgttggactctaatttgcaataCTGGAATGAAACTAGCCCGGACTGACGTTGTGTTCAACAAAACTACTTTGTTGTTTTTTCTGTGTagaaataaaaagttctcggaattgaaTGAAATTTCACGCGGAATTGTTTTAGAATACATAAAAAATACTGACGCAAAGATCTACCCGGGGGGGGGGCACTAGAGAGCCATATGAGCTTGTGGGGCCCTTAGGCCTCCGTTTGCCTTAAACACAACTCCATAAATACAGTCTCCCCgagaaaaataaacaaagagaatgttcattgcgttttacaatacggagccgccgacacctcctgttcttcatctggaggcctgatctggagtgtgttcggggctccggagagggaaattcatcgccatcgtcatcaacaacccttcttcatcaacaaccCCATTATGCTCGCCCctgggagtgagtaatttcatCATATTTATACTGGAGGTAGATGGAGATGGATGAGATTCGTCATATAattgagtcaatttgttagggcttgatccctagtatccactatgttctgagattgatgttgctatgactttgctatgcttaatgcttgtcactaggacccgagtgccattgTTTCATATctaaacctactatgttttcatgaatatgcttgagttcttgatcctgtcttgcaagttatatgcacatgTTATTGTTCGGAACGTAGACCCCAAGATGAAAATAATTGGGATACTCTCCGGGGATGaatgtaatttgaggagttcatgtattcactatgcgaTAAAGCTTTGTTCCATTTATCTATAAAAAGGAGTGCCTTAttacccttagtttccattaggacccgctGCTGTGGAAGggaaggacaaaagatgtcatgcaagttcttatcgcaAGCACATATgcctatatacagaatacatgcctacatatgattgatgacttggagctattgtgtatcactctaggttgtgactgttacattATGAATTTCATCCAAATATCAATCGCTAATCGATGCCTACACTTTTCATAATATTCTTTTTGCTTGAATCACTGTTACTGCTACTGTtccaattgctacaaaactgctagtCATTGTTACcattgctatcaaaactatcatattactgtgctactaatacTTTACTACAAGGAAGTAACTTCTCAGGTGTGGTTACATCAACAACTATACTAAGGTTTataaatattctttggttccccttgtgtcgaatcaataatttggGTGACATACTACCCTCGaatactgttgcgatcccctatacttgtgggtcatcaaggctattttctgatGCTATTGCCGCAGAGCATAGCTCTATTTATTAAGTTCATTTGGGAGTTAAATATATGATACAATTTAtattcactatgaagaatctgagaGACTCTAAGACCAAGATCAtgccctctaagacgaggggatgtaaggaactgccaACTCGATATGCACTTGATTCACCTACTGTTTTAAGTCAACTTGTGACACCACCACCGGCTATTCaatctgatatgtcacaagtaatAAACATTGCTTCTGCTATATTgatgatactcatgatgatgcttCTAATTTGCTTGATGAAACCGTGTCACTTGGTGAATTACTTGATGCTCAtattgctaaagctaaagaatCTAAAAATTGAAGAAAATTATGAATCACCTGCTACACCTAGTATTCATTTTAGAAGTAAATTATTAGAAGATGTACCTAAAGGTTACACCTTTCCCAAGGAGTTTACTAGAGAACTTATGGCTTTTGATACGGGTAATGGCACAGAAGGTTTTAGGGCTAGGTTTTATGATACTAGTAATGGCATAGTATTCCAAGGAAGCATAAAATTCTATCAAAAGCGTCGACAATGTCAAGGAGCTCAACGAAACTCTTAAGGAAGTTGTTGTGGCCATAAAGGGGGAGATTGCCGAGTTGAAGAAAATCTACTCGGAATGGGATAGCAAATTCAAAGACTTGCTAGATGCTTCCGCGAAGAGCAAGAAGGAGTTCGAAGACAAAGTTTCTGAGTTGCTCAAAAGAAGCAGCAGCTTGAAGAGTGTTTTGAGAATTAAGTTGACTTGGTGAACCAGAAGCTTGAAGGTAACACCTTGTTTATTCTAAGTAAACATCATTTCTCATTTTGTTGTCTCAGTATATTGTCATTTTGCTCCTTCCCTTCTTGCTTTGTGGTTAGGATTTTGTTTGGATATTTAGGAAGAGATCAAGAGGAAACAACAAGACCTTGCCCGTAAGAGATTACTTCTTCGAGACAGCACAATCTTGTCGCTTTTGCGTCTAGATGAGCACGGCAATGTTGCTACCAGATATGTTGAGATTCTAAAGGAGTCGATGAAAGTTGAAGACTTGTTGCGCCCAGGGGAAGAACTCGGTGATGTTGTCGAAGCTTTCCTTGATCAGATGAGGCAAATTCCTGACAGAGTGGGGCATTAGAAAAAACATGTTGCTCATTGTGGGGCGGATGTGGCTCTTGCACTTGTCTGATTC
Above is a window of Triticum aestivum cultivar Chinese Spring chromosome 6B, IWGSC CS RefSeq v2.1, whole genome shotgun sequence DNA encoding:
- the LOC123136411 gene encoding disease resistance protein RPM1, giving the protein MAEAVVFYVLEKIGDALAEEGLNLLRSQLGRETSVLPEIKDSMTHLKSQFNITKAFLAEQQNYSSQGAAYDAWLDEVKNVAHKTEDVIDEFTYLTGQTSRKGSKLMGLFRRSTNLDEWHEIARQLKQIEVTLQKLMSTRELYGISVGEHKGDNSLGQESYQELWSDSTYFDTEEDIFGNKEEKAKLNHLLMHGPETRNIIAICGMGGIGKTTLARGIYKNKEIENAFNCRAWITMSQKYKVEDLLRGILRQVREKNVNIHDQIDTMDRVNLVQTLRSYLQDKKYLVMLDDMWSRDAWALLNHALPENNIGSRIVITTRIEGVASIVNNDCRIEPKRLPWKDAWDLFCHKAFQRIDGKRCPEFLNHLVEKIIQKCDGLPLAIVVIGSLLNYTNADEKEWNMFYSQLSWHIDKNPELNHLKNILSLSFNSLPGNLKNCFMYCCLFPEDYLIRRKRIIRLWIAEGFVEERGAGTTLEEVAEEYLQELVHRSLLQVVERNQSGRAKGFQMHDIVREITIARCRSERFSLVAEDPRQTKLGIEARRVSVLKGAEAVESAAGARQLRSFLLFDEKVNDAWFQKAFANFRLLTVLSLEGANIEKLPDIVTDLFNLNYLDLKGSKVKEIPKSIGKLRKLQLLNIEGTNVMELPGEIRMLTKLRLLRAGCAVAGEGFIVFRAVRLLSQIYHLNDLQVLGDIVASEGLVDNLGKLTQLRSFGIFVEKIKYLKNICTSIRRMPNLVRFGIVSCIEELVLDLDNFGHVPSLEWLRLRGKLHGGVALPMLFSFTKLTFLSLEWSRLQVDPLPSISHMSNLGQLSLQRAYDGQLLTFRAGWFPKLKELHLIHMEHLNFIEMEAGTMQNLDYVQLIDLRSMITVSHGFQHLTSVQKLVLADMPEEFIESARGEDWVYIQHIPSVVNIKIEK